In Xanthomonas theicola, a single genomic region encodes these proteins:
- a CDS encoding M3 family metallopeptidase: MTNPLLDFSGLPRFDAIGPEHVGPAIDALLAAAQAVVAQAEQVAPVTWDSFVVPLDDATERLWRAWGQVNHLQGVVNTPALREAYNANLPKVTRFSSALGQNLALFAQYRALAAAPQAAGYDPARRKVLDNALRDFRLGGAELGDADKRRFAAIQEELSALSAKFSQNVLDATDGWSLLVDDPARLAGLPEDVVAAARAAAEKDGQAGCKLTLQMPCYLPVQTYADDRALRETLYHANAIRASEFGDPALDNSAAIERILALRGELAGLLGFASYAEYSLATKMAQSPDEVLGFLRDLAARAKPYAQRDRAALEAYAREHLGLDDLQAWDLAYVGEKLKQARYSFSEQEVKLYFTEPKVLEGLFGVIGDLYGLRVEADSAPVWHPDVRFFRVTDAQGRLVGQFYLDLYARQGKRGGAWMDDCRNRRDRADGAQTPLVYLVCNFGRGSDGKPATFTHNEVATLFHEMGHGLHQLLTQVGELGVAGINGVEWDAVELPSQFMENFCWEWPRLQAMTAHVDSGQPLPRALFDKMLAAKNYQSGMFTVRQLEFALFDMQLHHHFDAAGDSMLQLLERVRDEVAVNRPPAWNRFPHQFGHIFAGGYGAGYYSYKWAEVLSADAYAAFEEAPEQLAATGARFLREILARGGSRPALENFTAFRGRAPELEALLRHSGMAG, encoded by the coding sequence ATGACCAATCCCCTGCTCGATTTCTCCGGCCTGCCGCGCTTCGATGCGATCGGGCCCGAACACGTCGGCCCGGCGATCGACGCGCTGCTGGCCGCGGCCCAGGCCGTGGTCGCCCAGGCCGAACAGGTCGCGCCGGTGACCTGGGACAGCTTCGTGGTGCCGCTGGACGACGCCACCGAGCGCCTGTGGCGCGCCTGGGGCCAGGTCAACCACCTGCAGGGCGTGGTCAACACCCCGGCGCTGCGCGAGGCCTACAACGCCAACCTGCCCAAGGTGACGCGCTTCTCCAGCGCGCTGGGGCAGAACCTGGCGCTGTTCGCGCAATACCGCGCGCTGGCCGCCGCACCGCAGGCCGCCGGCTACGACCCCGCGCGACGCAAGGTGCTGGACAACGCGCTGCGCGATTTCCGCCTGGGCGGGGCCGAACTGGGCGATGCCGACAAGCGCCGCTTCGCCGCGATCCAGGAAGAACTGTCGGCGCTGTCGGCCAAGTTCTCGCAGAACGTGCTTGACGCCACCGATGGCTGGTCGCTGCTCGTCGACGACCCGGCCCGGCTCGCCGGCCTGCCCGAGGACGTGGTGGCCGCCGCGCGCGCGGCCGCGGAGAAGGACGGCCAGGCCGGCTGCAAGCTGACCCTGCAGATGCCGTGCTATCTGCCGGTGCAGACGTACGCCGACGACCGCGCGCTGCGCGAGACCCTGTACCATGCCAATGCGATCCGCGCCTCGGAGTTCGGCGACCCGGCGCTGGACAACAGCGCGGCGATCGAGCGCATCCTGGCGTTGCGCGGCGAACTGGCCGGCCTGCTCGGCTTTGCCAGCTATGCCGAGTATTCGCTGGCGACCAAGATGGCGCAAAGCCCCGACGAGGTGCTGGGTTTCCTGCGCGACCTGGCCGCGCGCGCCAAGCCATACGCGCAGCGCGACCGTGCCGCGCTGGAAGCCTATGCGCGCGAACACCTGGGCTTGGACGACTTGCAGGCCTGGGACCTGGCCTATGTCGGCGAAAAGCTGAAGCAGGCGCGCTACAGCTTCTCCGAGCAGGAGGTGAAGCTCTACTTCACCGAGCCCAAGGTGCTGGAGGGCCTGTTCGGCGTCATCGGCGACCTGTACGGCCTGCGCGTGGAAGCGGACAGCGCGCCGGTGTGGCATCCGGACGTGCGGTTCTTTCGCGTCACCGACGCGCAGGGCCGCCTGGTCGGGCAGTTCTACCTCGACCTGTACGCCCGCCAGGGCAAGCGCGGCGGCGCCTGGATGGACGATTGCCGCAACCGCCGCGACCGCGCCGACGGCGCGCAGACGCCGCTGGTGTACCTGGTGTGCAACTTCGGCCGCGGCAGCGACGGCAAGCCGGCCACCTTCACCCACAACGAAGTCGCCACCCTGTTCCACGAGATGGGCCACGGCCTGCACCAGTTGCTGACCCAGGTCGGCGAGCTCGGCGTGGCCGGCATCAACGGCGTGGAATGGGACGCGGTGGAGCTGCCCAGCCAGTTCATGGAGAACTTCTGCTGGGAATGGCCGCGGTTGCAGGCGATGACCGCGCACGTGGACAGCGGGCAGCCGCTGCCGCGCGCGCTGTTCGACAAGATGCTCGCGGCGAAGAACTACCAGAGCGGCATGTTCACCGTGCGCCAGCTGGAGTTCGCGCTGTTCGACATGCAACTGCACCACCACTTCGACGCCGCCGGCGACAGCATGCTGCAGCTGCTCGAGCGCGTGCGCGACGAGGTCGCGGTGAACCGCCCGCCGGCCTGGAACCGCTTCCCGCACCAGTTCGGCCACATCTTCGCCGGCGGCTACGGTGCCGGCTACTACAGCTACAAGTGGGCCGAGGTGCTCAGCGCCGACGCCTATGCCGCGTTCGAGGAAGCGCCGGAGCAACTGGCCGCCACCGGCGCGCGGTTCCTGCGCGAGATCCTGGCGCGCGGCGGCAGCCGTCCGGCGCTGGAGAACTTCACCGCCTTCCGTGGCCGCGCGCCGGAACTGGAGGCGCTGTTGCGGCACAGCGGCATGGCGGGTTGA
- a CDS encoding IS5 family transposase (programmed frameshift), protein MEITPAQSSLIEHCLPAQRGNVSMTNLQVVNAILYVAEHGCKWRGLPKRFGNWHTVYTRMNRWAKAGVLDRMLAQLQKSQIVRIEIEAISLDSTSIKVHPDGTGAFKKNGPQAVGKSRGGWNTKIHMVAADARTAITFGLTPGNVHDAPAGRTLLEHLGPVERPIHLLMDRAYEGNQTRQLALDLGFVPVVPPKSNRVEPWEYNREMYKRRNEVERLFRRLKGYRRIFSRFEKLDAMFLGFLSFVLVVDGLRMC, encoded by the exons ATGGAGATCACGCCAGCACAATCTTCCCTAATCGAACACTGCCTGCCGGCACAGCGCGGCAATGTCAGCATGACCAACCTGCAAGTGGTCAACGCCATCCTTTACGTTGCCGAGCATGGCTGCAAATGGCGCGGCCTGCCCAAGCGCTTTGGCAACTGGCACACGGTGTACACACGCATGAACCGCTGGGCCAAGGCGGGTGTGCTGGACCGGATGTTGGCCCAATTGCAGAAGTCCCAGATCGTGCGCATCGAAATCGAAGCAATCTCGCTGGACTCCACCAGCATCAAGGTGCATCCCGATGGCACGGGCGCAT TTAAAAAAAACGGTCCGCAGGCCGTCGGCAAGTCCCGCGGTGGATGGAACACCAAGATTCATATGGTTGCCGCAGATGCTCGAACAGCCATCACCTTTGGATTGACGCCTGGTAACGTGCATGACGCACCTGCAGGCCGCACGTTGCTTGAACACCTGGGGCCAGTGGAGCGGCCGATTCATTTGTTGATGGACCGTGCCTACGAAGGCAACCAAACCCGCCAGTTGGCGCTCGATCTTGGCTTCGTGCCGGTGGTCCCGCCGAAATCCAATCGGGTCGAGCCTTGGGAATACAACCGGGAGATGTACAAGCGGCGCAACGAAGTGGAGAGACTGTTCCGTCGCCTGAAAGGCTACCGCCGGATTTTCTCGCGCTTCGAGAAGCTGGATGCCATGTTCCTTGGATTCCTCAGCTTCGTCCTGGTCGTTGATGGGCTTCGGATGTGTTAA
- the fabB gene encoding beta-ketoacyl-ACP synthase I produces MRRVAITGMGIASCLGNDLDTVSRALRDSRPGIRFNAEAAEHGLRSQVGGDVQLDLEALIDRKLKRFMGDASAYAYLALRDAIADAGLDQAAVSDPRTGLIAGSGGGSSHWQVEAADLLRARGVRKVGPYMVPRTMCSAVSASLATAFKIKGVSYSLSAACATSAHCIGAAAQLIRHGQQDVMFAGGGEELDWTMSLMFDAMGALSSGFNDRPALASRPYDAERDGFVIAGGGGMLVLEDYERALARGARIHAELLGYGVTSDGADMVAPSGEGAVRCMRMALQGVEAPIDYLNTHGTSTPLGDVTELGAVREVFGEAVPPLSSTKALSGHSLGAASVHEAIYCLLMMRDGFIAGSANIDALDPRAEGFPIVRESREATLRTVMSNSFGFGGTNAALVFGKR; encoded by the coding sequence ATGCGCCGCGTCGCGATCACCGGCATGGGCATCGCCTCGTGCCTGGGCAACGACCTGGACACGGTCTCGCGCGCGCTGCGCGACAGCCGCCCGGGCATCCGCTTCAACGCCGAAGCCGCCGAACACGGCCTGCGCAGCCAGGTCGGCGGCGACGTGCAGCTGGACCTGGAGGCGCTGATCGACCGCAAGCTCAAGCGCTTCATGGGCGATGCCTCCGCGTACGCGTACCTGGCGCTGCGCGACGCGATCGCCGATGCGGGCCTGGACCAGGCAGCGGTCAGCGACCCGCGTACCGGCCTGATCGCCGGTTCCGGCGGCGGCTCCAGCCACTGGCAGGTGGAGGCGGCGGACCTGCTGCGCGCGCGCGGCGTACGCAAGGTCGGCCCGTACATGGTGCCGCGCACCATGTGCTCGGCGGTCTCGGCCAGCCTGGCCACCGCGTTCAAGATCAAGGGCGTCAGCTATTCGCTGTCGGCGGCCTGCGCGACCTCGGCGCACTGCATCGGCGCGGCGGCGCAGCTGATCCGCCACGGCCAGCAGGACGTGATGTTCGCCGGCGGCGGCGAGGAGCTGGACTGGACCATGAGCCTGATGTTCGACGCGATGGGCGCGCTGTCCAGCGGCTTCAACGACCGCCCGGCGCTGGCCTCGCGTCCCTACGACGCCGAGCGCGACGGTTTCGTCATCGCCGGCGGCGGCGGCATGCTGGTGCTGGAGGACTACGAGCGCGCGCTGGCGCGCGGCGCGCGCATCCATGCCGAACTGCTCGGCTACGGCGTGACCTCCGACGGCGCCGACATGGTCGCGCCGTCCGGCGAAGGCGCGGTGCGCTGCATGCGGATGGCGCTGCAGGGCGTGGAGGCGCCGATCGACTATCTCAACACGCACGGCACCTCGACGCCGCTGGGCGACGTCACCGAGCTGGGCGCGGTGCGCGAGGTGTTCGGCGAGGCGGTGCCGCCGCTGTCCTCGACCAAGGCGCTGTCCGGGCATTCGCTGGGCGCGGCCAGCGTGCACGAGGCGATCTACTGCCTGCTGATGATGCGCGACGGCTTCATCGCCGGCTCGGCCAACATCGACGCGCTGGACCCGCGCGCCGAGGGGTTCCCGATCGTGCGCGAGAGCCGCGAGGCGACGCTGCGCACGGTGATGTCCAACAGCTTCGGCTTCGGCGGCACCAATGCCGCACTGGTGTTCGGCAAGCGCTGA
- the fabA gene encoding 3-hydroxyacyl-[acyl-carrier-protein] dehydratase FabA gives MSRLTSYSREQLLASARGELFGAEAGRLPNDPMLMFDRITHVDDSGGAHGKGMIRAELDVRPDLWFFGCHFIGDPVMPGCLGLDAMWQLTGFFLTWIGAPGRGRALGVSEVKFTGQVLPSAKQVVYEIDISRVINRKLVMAVADGRMSVDGRQIYTAKDLRVGLFTSTEAF, from the coding sequence ATGAGCCGCCTCACTTCGTATTCACGCGAACAACTCCTCGCCAGTGCGCGCGGCGAACTGTTCGGCGCCGAGGCCGGACGCCTGCCCAACGATCCGATGCTGATGTTCGACCGCATCACCCACGTCGACGACAGCGGCGGCGCCCACGGCAAGGGCATGATCCGCGCCGAACTCGATGTGCGCCCGGACCTGTGGTTCTTCGGCTGCCATTTCATCGGCGATCCGGTGATGCCCGGCTGCCTGGGCCTGGATGCGATGTGGCAGTTGACCGGCTTCTTCCTGACCTGGATCGGCGCGCCCGGGCGCGGCCGCGCGCTGGGGGTGAGCGAGGTGAAGTTCACCGGGCAGGTACTGCCGAGCGCCAAGCAGGTGGTCTACGAGATCGACATCAGCCGGGTGATCAACCGCAAGCTGGTGATGGCGGTGGCCGATGGCCGCATGTCCGTGGACGGCCGCCAGATCTATACCGCCAAGGATCTGCGCGTGGGCCTGTTCACCTCGACGGAGGCGTTCTGA
- the dinB gene encoding DNA polymerase IV — MRKIIHVDMDAFYASVEQRDDPALRGKPVVVAWRGMRSVVCAASYEARVFGIRSAMPALRAERLCPDAIFVAPDFARYKAVSRQVRAIFQRHTDLIEPLSLDEAYLDVTAPKGELATATEIAQAIRAQIREETALTASAGIAPNKFLAKIASDWHKPDGQFVIRPHQVEAFLTPLPVGKVHGVGKVMQAKLAALGIATVGDLRAHGEAELEARFGSFGLRLYQRARGIDERAVESDQPVQSMSSEDTFAEDLALDALEPAIRQLSEKTWNAARRTDRVARTVVLKLKTAQFRILTRSFTPERPPDSLQALIDIALALRQRVELPASTRYRLVGVGLAGFHEAEPVLAQGRLFR, encoded by the coding sequence ATGCGCAAGATCATTCACGTCGACATGGATGCCTTCTACGCATCCGTGGAGCAGCGTGACGATCCCGCGCTGCGCGGCAAGCCGGTGGTGGTGGCGTGGCGTGGCATGCGCTCGGTGGTCTGTGCCGCGTCCTACGAGGCGCGCGTGTTCGGCATCCGCTCGGCGATGCCGGCGCTGCGCGCCGAGCGCCTGTGCCCGGACGCGATCTTCGTGGCGCCGGATTTCGCGCGCTACAAGGCGGTGTCGCGGCAGGTGCGCGCGATCTTCCAGCGCCACACCGACCTGATCGAGCCGCTGTCGCTGGACGAGGCCTATCTCGACGTCACCGCGCCCAAGGGCGAGCTCGCCACCGCCACCGAGATCGCGCAGGCCATCCGCGCGCAGATCCGCGAGGAAACCGCGCTGACCGCCTCGGCCGGCATCGCGCCGAACAAGTTCCTCGCCAAGATCGCCTCGGACTGGCACAAGCCCGATGGCCAGTTCGTGATCCGCCCGCACCAGGTGGAAGCGTTCCTGACCCCGCTGCCGGTCGGCAAGGTGCACGGCGTGGGCAAGGTGATGCAGGCCAAGCTGGCGGCGCTGGGCATTGCCACCGTCGGCGACCTGCGCGCGCACGGCGAGGCGGAACTGGAAGCGCGCTTCGGCAGCTTCGGGCTGCGCCTGTATCAGCGTGCGCGCGGCATCGACGAGCGTGCGGTGGAATCGGACCAGCCAGTGCAGTCGATGTCTTCCGAAGACACGTTCGCCGAGGATCTGGCGCTGGACGCGCTGGAGCCGGCGATCCGGCAGCTGTCGGAGAAGACCTGGAACGCCGCCCGCCGCACCGACCGCGTCGCGCGCACCGTGGTGCTGAAGCTCAAGACCGCGCAGTTCCGCATCCTCACCCGCAGCTTCACCCCGGAACGGCCGCCGGACTCGCTGCAGGCGCTGATCGACATCGCGCTGGCGCTGCGCCAGCGCGTGGAATTGCCCGCGTCCACGCGCTACCGGCTGGTCGGCGTGGGTCTGGCCGGCTTCCACGAAGCCGAGCCGGTGCTGGCGCAAGGACGGTTGTTCCGCTGA
- a CDS encoding NAD(P)-dependent oxidoreductase codes for MHIALIGATGNIGRHIAHEALRRGHALTALVRRTQPLPSELDGASIVVASLDDTAALAAAVRGHDVLASAYGSSAAAADTIPAVAQALIEVARGAGVQRLLVVGGAGSLEVAPGVQLVDTPDFPDAYKPYALAHRAALQHFQAAADLDWTFYAPAADIGPGGKRGGVRTQATALLSDAQGHSAISYADYASAFVDEIERPQYLRQIATAAY; via the coding sequence ATGCACATCGCCCTGATCGGCGCCACCGGCAATATCGGCCGCCACATCGCCCACGAAGCCCTGCGCCGCGGCCATGCGCTCACCGCCCTGGTCCGCCGCACGCAGCCACTGCCGTCGGAACTGGACGGCGCCAGCATCGTGGTCGCGTCGCTGGACGACACCGCCGCCCTCGCCGCCGCGGTGCGCGGCCACGACGTACTGGCCAGCGCCTACGGCTCCAGCGCCGCGGCGGCCGACACCATTCCGGCCGTCGCCCAGGCGCTGATCGAGGTCGCCCGCGGCGCCGGCGTGCAGCGCCTGCTGGTGGTCGGCGGCGCCGGCAGCCTGGAAGTGGCGCCGGGCGTGCAGTTGGTGGACACGCCGGACTTCCCCGACGCGTACAAGCCCTACGCGCTGGCGCACCGTGCCGCCCTGCAGCACTTCCAGGCGGCCGCCGACCTGGACTGGACCTTCTACGCGCCGGCGGCGGACATCGGCCCCGGCGGCAAGCGCGGCGGCGTGCGCACCCAGGCCACCGCGCTGCTAAGCGATGCGCAGGGCCATAGCGCGATCAGCTATGCCGACTACGCCAGCGCCTTCGTCGACGAGATCGAACGCCCGCAGTACCTGCGCCAGATCGCCACCGCCGCGTACTGA
- a CDS encoding LysR family transcriptional regulator — MDRLTAIAVFVEVAERGSLTAAAETLELSRAMVSRYLAGLERWLGVRLLHRTTRRVALTGAGQTALARFRPMLAIGASLREELASDDPEPHGQLRVTASASFGQAHLAAAATEFVARYPQARVDMLLADRAVNLIEERIDLAVRISHRVDPGLIARRLSVCRSVLCAAPAYLQRHGAPRTAADLAAHNCLCHHYVGKHAWPLRYRGERVSVSVRGNFTTNEAIVLLEAVRIGAGIAMLPTYQAAGLLRSGQLRRVLPDHELDTMDIFGVYASRRQQPAIVRVFLDFLVARFGEAPHWDRD; from the coding sequence ATGGACCGTCTGACCGCGATCGCCGTGTTCGTCGAGGTCGCCGAGCGCGGCAGTCTCACCGCGGCCGCCGAAACACTGGAGTTGTCGCGGGCGATGGTGTCGCGCTATCTGGCCGGGCTGGAGCGCTGGCTGGGGGTGCGCCTGCTGCACCGGACCACGCGGCGGGTGGCCCTGACCGGCGCCGGCCAAACCGCATTGGCGCGGTTCCGGCCGATGCTGGCGATCGGTGCGTCGCTGCGCGAGGAACTGGCCAGCGACGACCCGGAGCCGCACGGACAGCTGCGCGTCACCGCCTCGGCCTCGTTCGGCCAGGCGCATCTGGCCGCGGCCGCGACCGAGTTCGTCGCCCGCTACCCGCAGGCGCGAGTGGACATGCTGCTGGCCGACCGCGCCGTCAACCTGATCGAGGAGCGCATCGACCTGGCGGTGCGCATTTCCCATCGCGTCGACCCGGGGCTGATCGCGCGGCGATTGAGCGTGTGCCGCTCGGTCCTGTGCGCGGCGCCGGCCTACCTGCAGCGGCATGGCGCGCCGCGCACTGCCGCCGACCTGGCCGCGCACAATTGCCTGTGCCATCATTACGTGGGCAAGCACGCGTGGCCGCTGCGCTATCGCGGCGAACGGGTGTCGGTGTCGGTGCGTGGCAACTTCACCACCAACGAGGCCATCGTGCTGCTGGAGGCAGTGCGGATCGGTGCCGGCATCGCGATGCTGCCGACCTACCAGGCCGCGGGGTTGCTGCGCAGCGGCCAATTGCGACGCGTCTTGCCCGACCATGAACTCGACACCATGGACATCTTCGGTGTGTATGCGTCGCGCCGGCAGCAGCCGGCGATCGTGCGCGTATTCCTGGATTTCCTGGTCGCACGCTTCGGCGAGGCGCCGCACTGGGACCGCGACTGA
- the gph gene encoding phosphoglycolate phosphatase (PGP is an essential enzyme in the glycolate salvage pathway in higher organisms (photorespiration in plants). Phosphoglycolate results from the oxidase activity of RubisCO in the Calvin cycle when concentrations of carbon dioxide are low relative to oxygen. This enzyme is a member of the Haloacid Dehalogenase (HAD) superfamily of aspartate-nucleophile hydrolase enzymes (PF00702).), with protein MTFPYALVVFDLDGTLVDSGADIAEALNRTLVEFGLARVPEATVLGWIGDGVRRLVEAAWRHAHDATPVDAVMPTFMRHYEACLLRSPRLYPGVAEALAQLRQRGTTLALCTNRPSTLVPLLLRHLGVADAFSAVLGGDSLPERKPSPLPLLHLAQQFAQPPARCLMVGDSGTDLQAAHAAGMPAALVRYGYPRDLDLATVGVVLLMDDMRQLLTLG; from the coding sequence ATGACTTTTCCGTATGCGCTGGTGGTGTTCGACTTGGACGGCACATTGGTGGACAGCGGCGCCGATATCGCCGAGGCGCTCAACCGCACGCTGGTCGAGTTCGGCCTGGCGCGCGTGCCCGAAGCCACGGTGCTGGGCTGGATCGGCGATGGCGTGCGCAGGCTGGTCGAGGCCGCGTGGCGGCATGCGCACGACGCTACCCCGGTCGACGCGGTGATGCCGACCTTCATGCGCCACTACGAAGCCTGCCTGCTGCGCAGCCCGCGCCTGTACCCGGGCGTCGCCGAGGCGCTGGCGCAGCTGCGCCAGCGCGGCACGACGCTGGCGCTGTGTACCAACAGGCCGTCGACCTTGGTGCCGCTGCTGTTGCGCCACCTCGGCGTGGCCGATGCGTTTTCCGCGGTGCTCGGCGGCGACAGCCTGCCCGAGCGCAAGCCGAGCCCGCTGCCGCTGCTGCATCTGGCGCAGCAGTTCGCGCAGCCGCCGGCGCGCTGCCTGATGGTCGGCGATTCCGGCACCGACCTGCAGGCCGCGCATGCCGCCGGCATGCCGGCGGCGCTGGTGCGCTACGGTTATCCGCGCGACCTCGACCTGGCCACGGTCGGTGTGGTGCTGCTGATGGATGACATGCGCCAGTTGCTGACGCTGGGGTGA
- the btuB gene encoding TonB-dependent vitamin B12 receptor gives MPSRLLSVAIASVLSLPSLALAADAAADLDQVLVTATRTQISVEDSVVPAQVIDRAEIERSQATSLAQLLQGRAGIGVSNQGGLGKLTTLSLRGSESDHVLVLVDGVRIGSASAGLAAFQDLPLSQIERIEIVRGPRSSLYGSDAIGGVIQIFTRRGGRGLQQNLHLGAGSNGLREASAGFSNRGERGWLAVQAGYQDSDGINACNGSATLLAGCFVDQPDRDGYRNASLGARGGYALSDTLRIEGQALNIDSRNEYDGDALFAGNEADNTQQVFGGKLDWTPSERVHVAAQLGRNADQADSDYRAPGSSARSFVSTFDSRRDTASLQGDFGLADGHLLSAGADWQREEVSGTTAFDVDRRDNTGVFAEYQGRIGTQQVQASVRSDDNEQFGQHTTGSLGWGLALEGGFKLTASVGTGFKAPTFNDLYFPFSGNPQLKPEQSKSGNLGVAQYADAWNWTFNVYENRVEDLISYDAATFLPVNVDQARIRGAELTGYAALAGWELSAQLSHTDPRNRSDGGNRDNWLARRAHNTARLDVDRGFGAVKLGVTAFGSGHRYDDAANSVRVAGYGTLDLRVEYAFAADWTLQAKASNVFDRDYQTVNWYNQPGREYALALRYAPAAR, from the coding sequence ATGCCGTCCCGCCTGCTTTCGGTCGCGATCGCGTCCGTCCTGTCCCTGCCCTCGCTGGCGCTCGCCGCCGATGCCGCCGCCGACCTGGACCAGGTCCTGGTCACCGCCACCCGCACCCAGATCTCGGTGGAGGACAGCGTGGTCCCGGCGCAGGTCATCGACCGCGCCGAGATCGAGCGCAGCCAGGCGACGTCGCTGGCGCAGCTGCTGCAGGGCCGCGCCGGCATCGGCGTCTCCAACCAGGGCGGGCTGGGCAAGCTGACCACGCTGAGCCTGCGCGGCAGCGAGTCGGACCACGTGCTGGTGCTGGTGGACGGCGTGCGCATCGGCTCGGCCAGCGCCGGCCTGGCCGCGTTCCAGGACCTGCCGTTGAGCCAGATCGAGCGCATCGAGATCGTGCGCGGCCCGCGCTCGAGTCTGTACGGCTCCGATGCGATCGGCGGCGTGATCCAGATCTTCACCCGCCGCGGCGGGCGGGGCCTGCAGCAGAACCTGCACCTGGGCGCCGGCAGCAACGGCCTGCGCGAAGCCAGCGCCGGCTTCAGCAACCGCGGCGAACGCGGCTGGCTGGCGGTGCAGGCCGGCTATCAAGACAGCGACGGCATCAACGCCTGCAACGGCTCGGCCACGCTGTTGGCCGGCTGCTTCGTCGACCAGCCGGACCGCGACGGCTACCGCAACGCCTCGCTCGGCGCGCGCGGCGGCTATGCGCTGAGCGACACCCTGCGCATCGAGGGGCAGGCGCTGAACATCGACAGCCGCAACGAATACGACGGCGACGCGCTGTTCGCCGGCAACGAGGCCGACAATACCCAGCAGGTGTTCGGCGGCAAGCTCGACTGGACCCCGTCCGAGCGCGTGCACGTGGCCGCCCAGCTCGGCCGCAACGCCGACCAGGCCGACAGCGACTACCGCGCCCCCGGCAGCAGCGCGCGCAGTTTCGTCAGCACGTTCGACAGCCGCCGCGACACCGCATCGCTACAGGGCGACTTCGGCTTGGCCGACGGCCATCTGCTCAGCGCCGGCGCCGACTGGCAGCGCGAGGAGGTCAGCGGCACCACCGCCTTCGACGTCGACCGGCGCGACAATACCGGCGTGTTCGCCGAGTACCAGGGCCGCATCGGCACGCAGCAGGTGCAGGCCAGCGTGCGCAGCGACGACAACGAGCAGTTCGGCCAGCACACCACCGGCAGCCTCGGCTGGGGCCTGGCGCTGGAGGGCGGTTTCAAACTCACCGCCAGCGTCGGCACCGGGTTCAAGGCGCCGACCTTCAACGACCTGTACTTCCCGTTCTCCGGCAACCCGCAGCTGAAGCCCGAGCAGTCCAAGAGCGGCAACCTGGGCGTGGCGCAGTACGCCGACGCCTGGAACTGGACCTTCAACGTGTACGAGAACCGCGTCGAGGACCTGATCTCCTACGACGCCGCCACCTTCCTGCCGGTCAACGTGGACCAAGCACGCATCCGCGGCGCCGAGCTGACCGGCTACGCCGCGCTGGCCGGCTGGGAACTGTCGGCGCAGCTGAGCCACACCGATCCGCGCAACCGCAGCGATGGCGGCAACCGCGACAACTGGCTGGCGCGGCGCGCGCACAACACCGCGCGGCTGGACGTGGACCGCGGCTTCGGCGCAGTCAAGCTCGGCGTGACCGCGTTCGGCAGCGGCCACCGCTACGACGACGCGGCCAACAGCGTGCGCGTGGCCGGCTACGGCACGCTGGACCTGCGCGTGGAATACGCGTTCGCGGCGGACTGGACGCTGCAGGCCAAGGCCAGCAACGTGTTCGACCGCGACTACCAGACCGTGAACTGGTACAACCAGCCCGGCCGCGAGTACGCGCTGGCCCTGCGCTACGCGCCGGCGGCACGCTGA
- a CDS encoding TfoX/Sxy family protein → MSTDKLRNIGPKSAAWLRQVGLRTQQDLAAAGAVGAFLKVRRAGFKPSLNLLYSLEGALTGCHWQELPEARRMQLLGELETAAAQLPAQRGLPVAGPVATTHFDRDGDRSDMPYADDASGGDAFDAEHGDERDADRHAGERDAD, encoded by the coding sequence ATGAGCACCGACAAGCTGCGCAACATCGGCCCCAAGAGCGCGGCCTGGCTGCGCCAGGTCGGCCTGCGCACGCAGCAGGACCTGGCCGCGGCCGGCGCGGTGGGCGCGTTCCTGAAGGTCAGGCGCGCCGGCTTCAAGCCCAGCCTCAATCTGCTGTACTCGCTGGAAGGCGCGCTGACCGGCTGCCACTGGCAGGAACTGCCCGAGGCGCGGCGCATGCAACTGCTCGGCGAACTGGAGACGGCCGCGGCGCAGTTGCCCGCACAGCGCGGCCTGCCGGTGGCCGGACCGGTGGCCACCACCCACTTCGACCGCGACGGCGACCGCAGCGACATGCCCTATGCGGACGACGCGTCCGGCGGCGATGCGTTCGACGCCGAACACGGGGACGAACGCGACGCCGATCGCCACGCCGGCGAGCGCGACGCCGACTGA